One Setaria viridis chromosome 7, Setaria_viridis_v4.0, whole genome shotgun sequence genomic region harbors:
- the LOC117863474 gene encoding YTH domain-containing protein ECT3 isoform X1, with protein MVPSESQIVVEKNPSTSVDAKEQIITLVSSKDKEVSTTIVRGASSLESPKGAQEEASFMGKGGEQQFGYQPNVYGSQPQTLFSGGYLNHLGQWEEYPYVASVERLDSAYPVMYGAYSPLSTFGDSQSYFPFLYPMSSPYYQPAASPSMGYSSSATGISQFDPMHQYYLPDALYYSLTPGFHQPFGSFDAVPMQSSGVSEVFGQGTAPLSSGMHQESMDNSGSYTAFQQGGKFGGSTPCWRASSRFGTFNKGFKHEKGSVDFLNEQSRGPRAAKTKKEVESSSAEDKNKKTLLTVDPEKYNHPDFATEYKDAKFFVIKSYTEDHIHKSIKYNVWASTASGNRKLNAAYREAKEREDYCPIFLFFSVNGSGQFCGVAEMIGPVDFDKSVDYWQNDRWSGQFPVKWHTVKDVPNNLVRHIILENNENKRVTNSRDTQEVKLEQGVQMLAIFKNHGAETTILEDFDFYEQREKAMLDDRQQWKVQCAEAKAQKLVKTSAAVGIVTQISDTIAQAVQLEETKDREIRLNVGDTATAENASAAPVKPEEAMPNTAESGTKESG; from the exons ATGGTGCCATCGGAATCACAGATTGTAGTCGAGAAAAATCCTTCCACGAGTGTGGATGCCAAAGAGCAGATTATAACA CTTGTTTCAAGCAAAGATAAAGAAGTATCTACTACTATCGTGCGAGGTGCAAGCTCATTAGAATCACcaaaaggtgctcaagaggaGGCTAGCTTTATGGGTAAAGGTGGAGAACAACAGTTTGGCTACCAGCCTAATGTGTACGGCTCTCAGCCACAAACACTCTTTTCTGGAG GTTATTTGAACCATTTGGGTCAATGGGAAGAATATCCATATGTTGCGAGTGTGGAGAGACTTGATTCTGCATACCCT GTGATGTATGGAGCTTACTCCCCTCTGTCAACCTTTGGAGACAGCCAGTCATATTTCCCTTTTCTCTACCCCATGTCAAGTCCTTACTACCAGCCGGCTGCTTCTCCAAGCATGGGATATTCAAGTTCTGCTACAGGAATATCACAATTTGATCCTATGCACCAGTATTACCTTCCTGACGCACTCTACTACTCACTGACTCCTGGCTTCCATCAGCCTTTTGGTTCCTTTGATGCAG TTCCAATGCAATCTAGTGGTGTTTCTGAAGTTTTTGGGCAAGGAACTGCACCCCTGAGTTCTGGAATG CACCAGGAATCCATGGATAACTCTGGATCATATACTGCATTCCAACAGGGTGGTAAATTTGGAGGCAGTACACCATGTTGGAGGGCTAGTAGCAGATTTGGCACCTTCAACAAAGGCTTCAAGCATGAGAAGGGCTCTGTTGACTTTCTGAATGAGCAAAGCCGTGGTCCAAGGGCTgccaaaacaaagaaagaagTGGAGAGCTCTTCAGCTGaggacaaaaataaaaagacaTTGTTaacagttgatcctgagaagtaTAACCACCCTGATTTTGCCACTGAGTACAAGGATGCCAAATTCTTCGTAATAAAGTCATATACTGAAGATCACATTCACAAAAGCATAAAGTATAATGTCTGGGCAAGCACTGCCAGCGGGAACAGAAAGCTAAATGCTGCTTATCGTGAggcaaaagaaagagaagattATTGTcctattttcttgtttttctcg GTTAATGGCAGTGGTCAGTTCTGCGGTGTAGCTGAGATGATTGGACCTGTTGACTTTGACAAGAGTGTTGATTACTGGCAGAATGACAGATGGAGTGGCCAGTTCCCTGTGAAATGGCACACTGTTAAGGATGTCCCAAACAACCTCGTTCGGCACATCATCCTGGAGAACAATGAGAACAAGCGCGTGACAAACAGCAGGGACACGCAGGAG GTGAAACTGGAGCAAGGTGTCCAGATGCTAGCCATCTTCAAGAACCATGGAGCCGAGACAACCATCCTTGAGGATTTTGACTTCTATGAGCAACGAGAGAAGGCTATGTTGGACGATAGGCAGCAGTGGAAGGTACAGTGTGCTGAAGCCAAGGCCCAGAAGCTGGTGAAGACCAGTGCAGCTGTGGGCATTGTGACTCAAATCTCAGACACCATTGCACAGGCTGTCCAGCTGGAAGAAACCAAGGACAGAGAAATCAGACTGAATGTTGGAGACACTGCAACTGCTGAGAACGCTTCTGCTGCTCCTGTGAAGCCTGAAGAAGCCATGCCAAATACGGCGGAATCTGGAACAAAGGAAAGTGGTTGA
- the LOC117863474 gene encoding YTH domain-containing protein ECT3 isoform X2, whose amino-acid sequence MLLFCQLVSSKDKEVSTTIVRGASSLESPKGAQEEASFMGKGGEQQFGYQPNVYGSQPQTLFSGGYLNHLGQWEEYPYVASVERLDSAYPVMYGAYSPLSTFGDSQSYFPFLYPMSSPYYQPAASPSMGYSSSATGISQFDPMHQYYLPDALYYSLTPGFHQPFGSFDAVPMQSSGVSEVFGQGTAPLSSGMHQESMDNSGSYTAFQQGGKFGGSTPCWRASSRFGTFNKGFKHEKGSVDFLNEQSRGPRAAKTKKEVESSSAEDKNKKTLLTVDPEKYNHPDFATEYKDAKFFVIKSYTEDHIHKSIKYNVWASTASGNRKLNAAYREAKEREDYCPIFLFFSVNGSGQFCGVAEMIGPVDFDKSVDYWQNDRWSGQFPVKWHTVKDVPNNLVRHIILENNENKRVTNSRDTQEVKLEQGVQMLAIFKNHGAETTILEDFDFYEQREKAMLDDRQQWKVQCAEAKAQKLVKTSAAVGIVTQISDTIAQAVQLEETKDREIRLNVGDTATAENASAAPVKPEEAMPNTAESGTKESG is encoded by the exons ATGTTGCTGTTCTGTCAGCTTGTTTCAAGCAAAGATAAAGAAGTATCTACTACTATCGTGCGAGGTGCAAGCTCATTAGAATCACcaaaaggtgctcaagaggaGGCTAGCTTTATGGGTAAAGGTGGAGAACAACAGTTTGGCTACCAGCCTAATGTGTACGGCTCTCAGCCACAAACACTCTTTTCTGGAG GTTATTTGAACCATTTGGGTCAATGGGAAGAATATCCATATGTTGCGAGTGTGGAGAGACTTGATTCTGCATACCCT GTGATGTATGGAGCTTACTCCCCTCTGTCAACCTTTGGAGACAGCCAGTCATATTTCCCTTTTCTCTACCCCATGTCAAGTCCTTACTACCAGCCGGCTGCTTCTCCAAGCATGGGATATTCAAGTTCTGCTACAGGAATATCACAATTTGATCCTATGCACCAGTATTACCTTCCTGACGCACTCTACTACTCACTGACTCCTGGCTTCCATCAGCCTTTTGGTTCCTTTGATGCAG TTCCAATGCAATCTAGTGGTGTTTCTGAAGTTTTTGGGCAAGGAACTGCACCCCTGAGTTCTGGAATG CACCAGGAATCCATGGATAACTCTGGATCATATACTGCATTCCAACAGGGTGGTAAATTTGGAGGCAGTACACCATGTTGGAGGGCTAGTAGCAGATTTGGCACCTTCAACAAAGGCTTCAAGCATGAGAAGGGCTCTGTTGACTTTCTGAATGAGCAAAGCCGTGGTCCAAGGGCTgccaaaacaaagaaagaagTGGAGAGCTCTTCAGCTGaggacaaaaataaaaagacaTTGTTaacagttgatcctgagaagtaTAACCACCCTGATTTTGCCACTGAGTACAAGGATGCCAAATTCTTCGTAATAAAGTCATATACTGAAGATCACATTCACAAAAGCATAAAGTATAATGTCTGGGCAAGCACTGCCAGCGGGAACAGAAAGCTAAATGCTGCTTATCGTGAggcaaaagaaagagaagattATTGTcctattttcttgtttttctcg GTTAATGGCAGTGGTCAGTTCTGCGGTGTAGCTGAGATGATTGGACCTGTTGACTTTGACAAGAGTGTTGATTACTGGCAGAATGACAGATGGAGTGGCCAGTTCCCTGTGAAATGGCACACTGTTAAGGATGTCCCAAACAACCTCGTTCGGCACATCATCCTGGAGAACAATGAGAACAAGCGCGTGACAAACAGCAGGGACACGCAGGAG GTGAAACTGGAGCAAGGTGTCCAGATGCTAGCCATCTTCAAGAACCATGGAGCCGAGACAACCATCCTTGAGGATTTTGACTTCTATGAGCAACGAGAGAAGGCTATGTTGGACGATAGGCAGCAGTGGAAGGTACAGTGTGCTGAAGCCAAGGCCCAGAAGCTGGTGAAGACCAGTGCAGCTGTGGGCATTGTGACTCAAATCTCAGACACCATTGCACAGGCTGTCCAGCTGGAAGAAACCAAGGACAGAGAAATCAGACTGAATGTTGGAGACACTGCAACTGCTGAGAACGCTTCTGCTGCTCCTGTGAAGCCTGAAGAAGCCATGCCAAATACGGCGGAATCTGGAACAAAGGAAAGTGGTTGA
- the LOC117863474 gene encoding YTH domain-containing protein ECT3 isoform X3: MGKGGEQQFGYQPNVYGSQPQTLFSGGYLNHLGQWEEYPYVASVERLDSAYPVMYGAYSPLSTFGDSQSYFPFLYPMSSPYYQPAASPSMGYSSSATGISQFDPMHQYYLPDALYYSLTPGFHQPFGSFDAVPMQSSGVSEVFGQGTAPLSSGMHQESMDNSGSYTAFQQGGKFGGSTPCWRASSRFGTFNKGFKHEKGSVDFLNEQSRGPRAAKTKKEVESSSAEDKNKKTLLTVDPEKYNHPDFATEYKDAKFFVIKSYTEDHIHKSIKYNVWASTASGNRKLNAAYREAKEREDYCPIFLFFSVNGSGQFCGVAEMIGPVDFDKSVDYWQNDRWSGQFPVKWHTVKDVPNNLVRHIILENNENKRVTNSRDTQEVKLEQGVQMLAIFKNHGAETTILEDFDFYEQREKAMLDDRQQWKVQCAEAKAQKLVKTSAAVGIVTQISDTIAQAVQLEETKDREIRLNVGDTATAENASAAPVKPEEAMPNTAESGTKESG, translated from the exons ATGGGTAAAGGTGGAGAACAACAGTTTGGCTACCAGCCTAATGTGTACGGCTCTCAGCCACAAACACTCTTTTCTGGAG GTTATTTGAACCATTTGGGTCAATGGGAAGAATATCCATATGTTGCGAGTGTGGAGAGACTTGATTCTGCATACCCT GTGATGTATGGAGCTTACTCCCCTCTGTCAACCTTTGGAGACAGCCAGTCATATTTCCCTTTTCTCTACCCCATGTCAAGTCCTTACTACCAGCCGGCTGCTTCTCCAAGCATGGGATATTCAAGTTCTGCTACAGGAATATCACAATTTGATCCTATGCACCAGTATTACCTTCCTGACGCACTCTACTACTCACTGACTCCTGGCTTCCATCAGCCTTTTGGTTCCTTTGATGCAG TTCCAATGCAATCTAGTGGTGTTTCTGAAGTTTTTGGGCAAGGAACTGCACCCCTGAGTTCTGGAATG CACCAGGAATCCATGGATAACTCTGGATCATATACTGCATTCCAACAGGGTGGTAAATTTGGAGGCAGTACACCATGTTGGAGGGCTAGTAGCAGATTTGGCACCTTCAACAAAGGCTTCAAGCATGAGAAGGGCTCTGTTGACTTTCTGAATGAGCAAAGCCGTGGTCCAAGGGCTgccaaaacaaagaaagaagTGGAGAGCTCTTCAGCTGaggacaaaaataaaaagacaTTGTTaacagttgatcctgagaagtaTAACCACCCTGATTTTGCCACTGAGTACAAGGATGCCAAATTCTTCGTAATAAAGTCATATACTGAAGATCACATTCACAAAAGCATAAAGTATAATGTCTGGGCAAGCACTGCCAGCGGGAACAGAAAGCTAAATGCTGCTTATCGTGAggcaaaagaaagagaagattATTGTcctattttcttgtttttctcg GTTAATGGCAGTGGTCAGTTCTGCGGTGTAGCTGAGATGATTGGACCTGTTGACTTTGACAAGAGTGTTGATTACTGGCAGAATGACAGATGGAGTGGCCAGTTCCCTGTGAAATGGCACACTGTTAAGGATGTCCCAAACAACCTCGTTCGGCACATCATCCTGGAGAACAATGAGAACAAGCGCGTGACAAACAGCAGGGACACGCAGGAG GTGAAACTGGAGCAAGGTGTCCAGATGCTAGCCATCTTCAAGAACCATGGAGCCGAGACAACCATCCTTGAGGATTTTGACTTCTATGAGCAACGAGAGAAGGCTATGTTGGACGATAGGCAGCAGTGGAAGGTACAGTGTGCTGAAGCCAAGGCCCAGAAGCTGGTGAAGACCAGTGCAGCTGTGGGCATTGTGACTCAAATCTCAGACACCATTGCACAGGCTGTCCAGCTGGAAGAAACCAAGGACAGAGAAATCAGACTGAATGTTGGAGACACTGCAACTGCTGAGAACGCTTCTGCTGCTCCTGTGAAGCCTGAAGAAGCCATGCCAAATACGGCGGAATCTGGAACAAAGGAAAGTGGTTGA
- the LOC117863474 gene encoding YTH domain-containing protein ECT3 isoform X4 produces the protein MYGAYSPLSTFGDSQSYFPFLYPMSSPYYQPAASPSMGYSSSATGISQFDPMHQYYLPDALYYSLTPGFHQPFGSFDAVPMQSSGVSEVFGQGTAPLSSGMHQESMDNSGSYTAFQQGGKFGGSTPCWRASSRFGTFNKGFKHEKGSVDFLNEQSRGPRAAKTKKEVESSSAEDKNKKTLLTVDPEKYNHPDFATEYKDAKFFVIKSYTEDHIHKSIKYNVWASTASGNRKLNAAYREAKEREDYCPIFLFFSVNGSGQFCGVAEMIGPVDFDKSVDYWQNDRWSGQFPVKWHTVKDVPNNLVRHIILENNENKRVTNSRDTQEVKLEQGVQMLAIFKNHGAETTILEDFDFYEQREKAMLDDRQQWKVQCAEAKAQKLVKTSAAVGIVTQISDTIAQAVQLEETKDREIRLNVGDTATAENASAAPVKPEEAMPNTAESGTKESG, from the exons ATGTATGGAGCTTACTCCCCTCTGTCAACCTTTGGAGACAGCCAGTCATATTTCCCTTTTCTCTACCCCATGTCAAGTCCTTACTACCAGCCGGCTGCTTCTCCAAGCATGGGATATTCAAGTTCTGCTACAGGAATATCACAATTTGATCCTATGCACCAGTATTACCTTCCTGACGCACTCTACTACTCACTGACTCCTGGCTTCCATCAGCCTTTTGGTTCCTTTGATGCAG TTCCAATGCAATCTAGTGGTGTTTCTGAAGTTTTTGGGCAAGGAACTGCACCCCTGAGTTCTGGAATG CACCAGGAATCCATGGATAACTCTGGATCATATACTGCATTCCAACAGGGTGGTAAATTTGGAGGCAGTACACCATGTTGGAGGGCTAGTAGCAGATTTGGCACCTTCAACAAAGGCTTCAAGCATGAGAAGGGCTCTGTTGACTTTCTGAATGAGCAAAGCCGTGGTCCAAGGGCTgccaaaacaaagaaagaagTGGAGAGCTCTTCAGCTGaggacaaaaataaaaagacaTTGTTaacagttgatcctgagaagtaTAACCACCCTGATTTTGCCACTGAGTACAAGGATGCCAAATTCTTCGTAATAAAGTCATATACTGAAGATCACATTCACAAAAGCATAAAGTATAATGTCTGGGCAAGCACTGCCAGCGGGAACAGAAAGCTAAATGCTGCTTATCGTGAggcaaaagaaagagaagattATTGTcctattttcttgtttttctcg GTTAATGGCAGTGGTCAGTTCTGCGGTGTAGCTGAGATGATTGGACCTGTTGACTTTGACAAGAGTGTTGATTACTGGCAGAATGACAGATGGAGTGGCCAGTTCCCTGTGAAATGGCACACTGTTAAGGATGTCCCAAACAACCTCGTTCGGCACATCATCCTGGAGAACAATGAGAACAAGCGCGTGACAAACAGCAGGGACACGCAGGAG GTGAAACTGGAGCAAGGTGTCCAGATGCTAGCCATCTTCAAGAACCATGGAGCCGAGACAACCATCCTTGAGGATTTTGACTTCTATGAGCAACGAGAGAAGGCTATGTTGGACGATAGGCAGCAGTGGAAGGTACAGTGTGCTGAAGCCAAGGCCCAGAAGCTGGTGAAGACCAGTGCAGCTGTGGGCATTGTGACTCAAATCTCAGACACCATTGCACAGGCTGTCCAGCTGGAAGAAACCAAGGACAGAGAAATCAGACTGAATGTTGGAGACACTGCAACTGCTGAGAACGCTTCTGCTGCTCCTGTGAAGCCTGAAGAAGCCATGCCAAATACGGCGGAATCTGGAACAAAGGAAAGTGGTTGA
- the LOC117863475 gene encoding serine/threonine-protein kinase STY13 yields MVEGPNFAGMIGGIGGHDNGGNFCDMAYYRKLGEGSNMSIDSLNSMQTSTHGGSIAMSVDNSSVGSCDSHTRMLNHPGLKGPVVGNYSVGGHSIFRHGRVSHALSDDALAQALMDPRYPTETLKDYEEWTIDLAKLHMGMPFAQGAFGKLYRGTYNGEDVAIKLLERPEADPERAGLMEQQFVQEVMMLATLRHQNIVKFVGACRKPVVWCIVTEYAKGGSVRQFLTKRQNRSVPLKLAVKQALDVARGMAYVHGLGFIHRDLKSDNLLIAGDKSIKIADFGVARIEVKTEGMTPETGTYRWMAPEMIQHRPYDQKVDVYSFGIVLWELITGMLPFANMTAVQAAFAVVNKGVRPAIPQDCLPTLGEIMTRCWDPNPDVRPPFTEVVRMLEHAEMEILSTVRKARFRCCISQPMTTD; encoded by the exons ATGGTGGAAGGTCCCAATTTCGCTGGCATGATTGGTGGTATTGGCGGTCATGACAATGGTGGGAATTTTTGCGACATGGCGTACTACAGAAAGCTTGGTGAGGGCTCAAACATGTCCATCGATAGCCTTAACAGCATGCAGACCAGCACACATGGTGGCTCCATTGCAATGTCTGTGGACAATAGTAGTGTAGGGTCTTGCGACTCCCATACTAGGATGCTCAATCACCCGGGCCTTAAGGGACCTGTTGTAGGCAATTACTCAGTCGGGGGGCACAGCATTTTCCGTCATGGACGGGTGTCTCATGCCTTGAGTGATGATGCGCTAGCACAAGCGTTGATGGATCCAAGGTACCCAACTGAGACACTCAAGGATTATGAGGAGTGGACAATTGATTTGGCTAAGCTCCACATGGGAATGCCCTTTGCACAAGGTGCCTTTGGAAAGCTCTACAGGGGTACCTATAATGGTGAAGATGTCGCGATTAAGCTTTTGGAGAGGCCAGAGGCTGATCCAGAGAGAGCCGGGTTAATGGAGCAGCAGTTTGTGCAAGAAGTTATGATGCTTGCAACCTTGAGGCACCAGAATATTGTTAAATTTGTTGGAGCATGCAGGAAGCCAGTGGTTTGGTGCATTGTGACGGAGTATGCAAAGGGTGGATCAGTTAGACAGTTTCTGACAAAGAGGCAGAACAGGTCAGTTCCACTAAAACTGGCGGTGAAGCAAGCATTGGATGTTGCAAGGGGGATGGCCTATGTTCATGGTCTTGGGTTCATTCATAGGGATCTAAAATCAGACAACCTCTTGATTGCTGGTGATAAATCTATTAAGATAGCAGACTTTGGAGTAGCTCGGATTGAAGTCAAAACTGAGGGGATGACACCTGAAACAGGAACCTACCGTTGGATGGCACC AGAGATGATTCAGCACAGGCCATACGACCAGAAAGTTGATGTCTACAGCTTTGGCATTGTGCTGTGGGAGCTTATAACTGGCATGCTCCCTTTCGCCAACATGACAGCAGTACAAGCCGCTTTCGCTGTGGTGAACAAGGGTGTCCGCCCAGCCATACCTCAGGACTGCCTGCCCACCCTTGGCGAGATCATGACCAGGTGCTGGGATCCGAACCCTGATGTCCGTCCGCCGTTCACTGAAGTTGTCCGGATGCTGGAGCATGCTGAGATGGAGATATTGAGCACTGTCCGCAAGGCCCGATTTCGGTGTTGCATCTCCCAACCGATGACCACCGACTGA